The proteins below are encoded in one region of Levilactobacillus namurensis:
- the argS gene encoding arginine--tRNA ligase produces the protein MDYKQQVTDALVKALDGQLTADEISSKLERPKTSDKGDLAFPTFTLAKTLHQAPQQIAQDLAGKLDQTGFDKVEVVGPYLNFFFDKAAYSEATLNTVLTQGADYGQNQDGANGNVPIDMSSPNIAKPMSMGHLRSTVIGNSIAEILKKNGYHPIKDNHLGDWGTQFGKLITAYKLWGNEEDVKKDPINKLVEYYVRFHKEDVDKPELDDEAREWFRKLENGDQEAHDLWQWFREVSLQEFNDIYKVLGVEFDTYNGEAFYNDKLAEVVQLLKDDHLLVESQGAQVVDLEKYDLNPALILKSDGASLYITRDIATALYRDRTYHPVKNLYVVGSEQMYYFKQLKAVLEEMKVPSAKDLHHIPFGLITVDGKKLSTRSGRIILLADVLHDSVKMAQEEIVEKNPTLANKEEVAKQVGVGAIVFGDLKNERMNSIDFVLADQLKFEGETGPYVQYARARAESILRKAADVNVQANGNQITDPEAWDTIKALADFPAVVRMACDEYEPSVVAKYAIRVAKSFNKYYAHTKVLTDDAELPARLALVKAVSTVIKESLRLLGVQAPDEM, from the coding sequence ATGGATTATAAACAACAGGTAACGGATGCACTGGTTAAGGCCCTCGATGGTCAACTGACCGCCGACGAGATCAGTAGTAAGCTGGAACGTCCCAAGACGTCAGACAAAGGGGATTTAGCGTTCCCAACGTTCACGTTAGCTAAGACGCTGCACCAAGCACCCCAACAGATTGCCCAAGATTTAGCAGGTAAGTTGGACCAGACTGGTTTTGACAAGGTAGAAGTTGTTGGCCCATACCTGAACTTCTTCTTCGATAAGGCGGCTTACAGTGAAGCCACGCTGAACACGGTCCTGACGCAGGGTGCCGACTACGGTCAAAACCAAGACGGTGCAAACGGGAACGTGCCGATTGATATGTCCTCACCAAACATTGCCAAGCCTATGTCCATGGGGCACTTGCGGTCAACGGTAATCGGAAACTCGATTGCTGAGATCCTGAAGAAGAACGGTTACCACCCAATCAAGGATAACCACTTGGGTGACTGGGGAACGCAATTCGGGAAGCTGATCACGGCTTACAAGCTGTGGGGGAACGAAGAAGACGTGAAGAAGGATCCCATCAACAAGTTGGTGGAATACTACGTTCGTTTCCACAAGGAAGACGTCGACAAGCCTGAACTGGATGATGAAGCGCGGGAATGGTTCCGGAAGCTGGAAAACGGCGACCAAGAAGCCCACGACCTGTGGCAATGGTTCCGGGAAGTCTCCTTGCAAGAATTCAACGACATTTACAAGGTCTTGGGTGTCGAATTCGATACCTACAACGGTGAAGCCTTCTACAACGACAAGTTAGCAGAAGTTGTTCAACTCTTGAAGGATGACCACCTGTTGGTTGAATCCCAAGGCGCCCAAGTGGTCGACTTGGAGAAGTACGACCTGAACCCAGCGCTGATTTTGAAGAGTGACGGTGCTTCGCTGTACATCACGCGGGATATCGCAACGGCACTCTACCGTGACCGGACTTACCACCCAGTCAAGAACTTATACGTGGTGGGTTCTGAACAGATGTATTACTTCAAGCAATTGAAGGCGGTTCTGGAAGAGATGAAGGTGCCTTCTGCTAAGGACTTGCACCACATTCCGTTTGGCCTGATCACCGTGGATGGGAAGAAGTTATCCACGCGTTCTGGTCGGATCATCCTGTTGGCCGATGTCTTACACGACTCCGTCAAGATGGCCCAAGAAGAAATCGTGGAGAAGAACCCAACGTTGGCAAACAAGGAAGAAGTTGCCAAGCAGGTCGGGGTCGGAGCCATTGTCTTCGGTGACCTGAAGAACGAACGGATGAACAGTATTGACTTCGTCTTAGCGGACCAACTGAAGTTCGAAGGGGAAACGGGGCCTTACGTTCAATACGCCCGGGCCCGGGCCGAAAGTATCTTGCGGAAGGCTGCGGACGTAAACGTTCAAGCCAACGGTAACCAGATTACCGATCCAGAAGCTTGGGACACCATTAAGGCGTTAGCCGACTTCCCAGCCGTGGTTCGGATGGCGTGTGACGAATACGAACCATCCGTTGTTGCCAAGTACGCGATTCGGGTTGCTAAGAGCTTCAACAAGTACTACGCCCACACCAAGGTCTTAACCGACGATGCTGAATTACCAGCTCGGTTAGCCTTAGTCAAGGCAGTTTCAACGGTCATCAAGGAATCCCTACGTCTGTTAGGGGTTCAAGCACCGGACGAAATGTAA
- a CDS encoding DUF1516 family protein, whose product MWLALHFWTWVVLTIAVLLGLTRHSEKRVTQFLLLARCAYLVMIISGVVLSIRTFGHAPLLISLKFALGIATIALIEVSFGRKIERDTPHFIYWVMGIVGLVTVCLGLTLAFK is encoded by the coding sequence ATGTGGTTAGCACTGCACTTCTGGACTTGGGTCGTCTTGACCATTGCCGTTTTACTGGGTTTAACGCGACATTCTGAAAAACGCGTGACCCAGTTTCTCCTACTAGCCCGTTGCGCGTATCTGGTCATGATTATCAGTGGCGTGGTCTTAAGTATTCGCACGTTCGGCCACGCCCCACTCCTGATCAGCCTTAAGTTCGCCCTGGGTATCGCCACGATTGCGTTGATTGAAGTCAGTTTCGGTCGCAAAATCGAACGGGATACTCCCCACTTCATCTACTGGGTCATGGGGATCGTCGGGTTAGTCACGGTCTGTCTGGGCTTAACCTTAGCATTCAAATAA
- a CDS encoding arginine repressor, translating into MKKSIRQARIEQLINQYPIGTQEELMEHLQEVGIQATQATISRDIREMQIVKAQDGHGHLRYTIFKAGNRSEEEHLRETINEVVTGLTRVEFVNIVRTLPSNGNLLAVIFDDLNLPEIAGTLAGHDTIFIISPSAEVAKKLHDRIAAEMNPEIAH; encoded by the coding sequence ATGAAAAAAAGCATTCGCCAAGCACGAATCGAACAGTTAATTAATCAGTATCCTATCGGAACCCAAGAGGAGCTGATGGAGCACTTGCAGGAAGTCGGGATTCAAGCAACCCAAGCAACCATTTCACGGGACATTCGGGAGATGCAGATCGTGAAGGCCCAGGATGGCCACGGCCATCTGCGCTACACCATCTTCAAGGCGGGGAACCGCAGTGAAGAGGAGCATCTCCGCGAGACCATTAACGAGGTCGTGACGGGTCTAACGCGCGTTGAATTCGTGAACATCGTGCGGACGTTGCCCAGCAACGGGAACCTCCTGGCCGTGATTTTCGATGATCTTAACCTACCGGAGATTGCCGGTACGTTGGCCGGTCACGACACCATCTTTATTATCAGCCCCAGTGCGGAGGTCGCCAAGAAGCTTCACGACCGCATCGCCGCTGAGATGAATCCAGAAATCGCCCATTAA
- a CDS encoding C69 family dipeptidase codes for MTHQTHQACTSFLAGKLATLDGSTLIARNEDNGVAIWPKRAVIHPADEPRENPFVSKGNQFTTPLPDHAVQYSAVPDNDPSAGDYGESGINAHNVAMSATESAYTNSRVLGVDPLLDHGLAEDAMLTVVLPYVDSAQAGIQRLGHLVSTLGAAETNGVLFSDPDEVWYMEVVSGHHWVAQRIPDDAYAVVANQLAIEDVDFDSPDFLTSPGIRQFVQANRLNPDGGRFNSRHIFGTHSIQDAHYNTPRVWYGHQLLTPSAYENPTSMELPFIQHAEHKIGLDDVAAILGSHYQETPYDPLGGGTSAEKTQFRAIGLARTESSHILQLRRNVAPQRAGIIWQAFGNPAFNPYVPFFATGDQLSDAYSEANGDYSATNPYWQAKLLEVLSEDHFHANRALIDSFIKATQSQAIQRVTAGDALPEPSAHALGAFNAETAAQFTATTQQQIGKLVQANAELSALSFKMDANL; via the coding sequence ATGACTCACCAGACTCACCAAGCTTGCACGTCTTTTTTGGCCGGTAAACTCGCTACGTTAGACGGTAGCACGCTCATCGCACGGAACGAAGACAACGGAGTCGCTATTTGGCCGAAACGAGCCGTGATCCATCCCGCGGACGAACCCCGGGAAAATCCCTTTGTCTCTAAGGGCAATCAGTTCACCACGCCGCTGCCCGACCACGCGGTCCAGTACTCCGCCGTACCCGATAACGACCCCAGCGCCGGCGACTATGGTGAAAGTGGCATCAACGCCCATAACGTCGCCATGAGTGCGACCGAAAGCGCCTATACCAATAGCCGGGTCCTGGGGGTCGACCCCCTCTTAGACCACGGACTGGCCGAAGACGCCATGTTGACCGTGGTGCTCCCCTACGTAGATTCCGCACAGGCGGGCATCCAACGCCTAGGTCACTTGGTCAGCACCCTGGGGGCCGCCGAAACCAACGGCGTGCTGTTCAGCGATCCCGATGAGGTCTGGTACATGGAAGTCGTGAGTGGCCACCACTGGGTCGCCCAACGCATCCCCGACGACGCCTACGCCGTAGTTGCCAACCAACTGGCCATCGAAGACGTTGACTTCGATAGCCCCGATTTCCTGACCTCCCCGGGTATTCGCCAATTCGTCCAAGCCAACCGACTCAACCCAGACGGCGGGCGCTTTAACTCCCGGCACATCTTCGGCACCCACTCGATTCAAGACGCCCATTATAATACCCCCCGGGTCTGGTACGGCCATCAGTTGCTAACACCGAGCGCTTATGAGAACCCAACCAGTATGGAATTGCCCTTCATCCAACACGCGGAGCACAAGATCGGACTCGACGACGTGGCCGCTATTCTGGGGTCGCACTATCAAGAGACCCCTTATGATCCGTTAGGTGGCGGGACCTCAGCCGAAAAGACCCAATTCCGAGCCATTGGCCTCGCCCGGACCGAAAGCAGCCACATTCTGCAGCTCCGGCGCAACGTGGCACCGCAACGCGCGGGAATCATCTGGCAAGCCTTCGGTAACCCTGCTTTCAACCCCTACGTCCCCTTCTTTGCCACGGGGGACCAACTCAGTGACGCCTACAGCGAGGCCAACGGGGACTACAGTGCCACCAACCCTTACTGGCAGGCCAAGTTATTGGAAGTTTTGAGTGAAGACCACTTTCACGCTAACCGGGCTTTGATCGATAGCTTTATCAAGGCCACCCAGAGCCAAGCGATTCAACGGGTTACCGCCGGTGACGCTTTACCGGAACCTTCTGCTCACGCCCTAGGAGCCTTCAACGCGGAAACGGCGGCTCAATTCACGGCTACCACTCAACAGCAGATTGGAAAGCTGGTTCAGGCCAACGCCGAGCTCTCCGCCCTTTCGTTTAAGATGGATGCAAATTTGTAA
- a CDS encoding aspartate/glutamate racemase family protein, which produces MQKFFTIMGGMGTMATESYLHQLNLRTPARADQEYLNYILVNHATVPDRTAYILDHTQASPLPSLLEDIQQQRQLKPAFFTLPCNTAHYFYDDLQQAAGEIPILHMPRETVKEIQRKFPNAKRIGITGTRGTIADKIYENEIKRVGLTPVLPTEAIEDQTMTLIYHDIKERDQVDAALFHRIVQEMIEDQQADVVILGCTELSLAQEREPETKYPVADSQSVLVDRTLELATKLRQAPDEA; this is translated from the coding sequence ATGCAAAAATTCTTTACGATTATGGGCGGCATGGGAACGATGGCCACCGAGAGTTATCTTCACCAGTTGAACCTGCGGACCCCCGCACGCGCTGATCAGGAGTATTTGAATTATATCTTAGTCAACCACGCGACGGTGCCGGATCGGACTGCCTATATCTTGGACCACACGCAAGCCAGTCCGTTACCCAGCTTGCTGGAGGATATTCAGCAGCAACGGCAATTAAAGCCGGCCTTCTTCACGTTGCCTTGCAACACCGCCCACTACTTCTACGATGATTTGCAGCAAGCCGCAGGGGAGATTCCCATCCTGCACATGCCGCGGGAGACGGTCAAGGAGATTCAACGGAAGTTCCCCAACGCGAAGCGCATCGGCATCACGGGTACGCGCGGGACGATTGCGGATAAGATCTATGAAAATGAGATCAAGCGCGTCGGTTTGACACCGGTCTTACCGACAGAGGCCATTGAAGACCAGACCATGACGCTGATTTACCACGATATCAAGGAACGCGACCAGGTCGATGCGGCTCTGTTCCACCGGATTGTTCAAGAGATGATCGAGGACCAACAGGCCGACGTGGTCATCTTAGGGTGCACGGAGCTCTCGTTGGCTCAGGAACGGGAACCGGAAACCAAGTACCCTGTAGCGGATAGCCAGTCCGTTTTAGTTGACCGGACTTTGGAGCTGGCCACTAAGTTACGGCAAGCACCGGATGAAGCTTAG
- a CDS encoding carboxylate--amine ligase, with protein METNGVKFTPVLLGSDFNVYGMARSFYDLYHEPVQAFASIQLAPTRFTKVVNLELIPGFDEDPVWIETMRKLKERYADHPEPVILIGCGDGYAELISKHKAELEDVFICPYIDYDKLRQLNNKENFYKVCDKYGLPYPHTRIITKEEATSGEPIDQPFGYPVALKPANSVEWLDVHFEGRKKAFRIQSAAEFTDIVAKIYQNGYTSDLILQDFIPGDDSNMRVLNAYVDQYHHVKMMCLGHPLLEDPAPSAIGNYVAIIPEYNQTIYQNIQKFLEEIEFTGYANFDMKYDVRDQSFKLFEINLRQGRSSFFVTLNGYNLADWVVKDYVKHSLVDAPTVYGNQDEAQHALWLGVPVKVFKRYTRENADKDRALKLIAAGKYGTTYRYDQDMNLKRWALIQWMQHNYTVNFKKYFAENKG; from the coding sequence ATGGAAACGAATGGCGTAAAATTTACCCCGGTCTTACTGGGGAGTGACTTTAACGTTTACGGGATGGCCCGGTCGTTTTATGATCTGTACCATGAACCCGTACAGGCTTTTGCCAGTATCCAATTGGCACCGACCCGCTTTACCAAGGTCGTGAACCTGGAACTGATCCCGGGGTTTGATGAAGACCCCGTTTGGATCGAGACCATGCGGAAATTAAAGGAACGGTACGCGGACCATCCGGAACCCGTGATCCTGATTGGGTGTGGGGATGGTTACGCAGAACTGATCAGTAAGCATAAGGCAGAGTTGGAAGACGTCTTTATCTGCCCGTATATCGATTATGACAAGTTGCGGCAACTGAACAACAAGGAAAATTTCTATAAGGTCTGTGACAAATACGGGTTGCCTTACCCGCACACGCGGATTATCACCAAGGAAGAGGCCACCAGCGGCGAGCCCATCGACCAGCCGTTTGGCTACCCCGTAGCGTTGAAGCCAGCCAACAGTGTCGAATGGTTGGACGTCCACTTCGAGGGCCGGAAGAAGGCCTTTCGGATTCAGTCGGCAGCGGAGTTCACCGACATTGTGGCCAAGATTTACCAAAACGGTTATACGTCCGACCTGATTTTACAGGACTTTATTCCTGGGGATGACAGTAACATGCGGGTCTTGAACGCCTACGTGGACCAATACCATCACGTGAAGATGATGTGTCTAGGACACCCGTTACTAGAGGACCCAGCGCCATCAGCGATTGGAAATTACGTAGCCATCATTCCGGAATATAACCAGACCATTTACCAAAACATCCAGAAGTTCCTAGAAGAGATCGAATTCACCGGTTACGCGAACTTTGACATGAAGTACGATGTGCGGGACCAGTCGTTTAAGTTGTTCGAAATCAACTTACGGCAGGGCCGTAGTAGCTTCTTCGTGACCCTGAACGGCTATAACCTGGCCGACTGGGTGGTCAAGGACTACGTCAAGCACAGCTTGGTTGACGCACCGACGGTCTACGGGAACCAGGACGAAGCCCAACACGCCTTATGGCTGGGTGTCCCGGTGAAGGTCTTCAAGCGTTATACGCGCGAGAATGCCGATAAGGACCGCGCCTTGAAGTTGATCGCGGCGGGCAAGTACGGCACCACGTACCGCTACGACCAGGACATGAACCTGAAGCGCTGGGCGTTGATCCAGTGGATGCAGCATAACTACACGGTAAACTTTAAGAAGTACTTTGCGGAAAATAAGGGGTAG
- a CDS encoding N-acetylmuramoyl-L-alanine amidase family protein, with product MKKWQHWAARGAALTAGCLGLLLSATPASANSINDYIANQHYATPSITKQIWSGFPKYNYRNGKPEGVVVHETANPNSTIFNEISFMKRNYQNAFVHTFVDASNIINVANTKYLCWGAGPVANQRYVQFEQVEVHSKAAFAKELNNGAYYTAYILKQYGLTPKRYTTVLSHHDVSNRLGGTNHSDPDGYWSTNARNYFGTTYNMSNFIDLVNTQYAKLSGNSVADSSNANSSSSSSAATNSSSSSSTTTAPSSTQHTATTTSVRYNHGGNNETATLTSNYTNWTVYNHVKGTKGAHKIGWGRLSSDHRGTRVFVDSRGIKNGKTTWYRIRFSKNAKAKYWVYSKVLHFPGVTYSDASGSPKVKTATNTPLYNHVLNSKYLSKTIAHTQDFAAGTPAAINKRGVKSTDGTTWYRVVINNKTYWALASSLTWN from the coding sequence ATGAAAAAATGGCAACATTGGGCAGCCCGGGGAGCTGCCCTAACGGCTGGTTGTCTGGGACTGTTACTCAGTGCAACGCCCGCTAGTGCGAACAGCATTAACGACTACATCGCAAACCAGCACTACGCGACCCCTTCGATCACCAAGCAGATTTGGTCCGGGTTCCCTAAGTACAACTACCGCAACGGCAAACCAGAGGGTGTCGTGGTCCACGAAACGGCCAACCCAAATTCCACAATCTTTAACGAAATCTCGTTTATGAAGCGGAATTACCAAAACGCCTTCGTGCACACGTTCGTCGACGCCAGCAACATCATCAACGTGGCGAACACCAAGTACCTCTGCTGGGGAGCGGGTCCCGTCGCCAACCAACGGTACGTTCAATTCGAACAAGTCGAAGTCCACTCCAAGGCCGCTTTCGCCAAGGAACTGAACAACGGTGCGTACTACACCGCCTACATCCTTAAGCAATACGGCCTCACGCCTAAGCGGTACACCACGGTTCTGTCCCACCACGACGTTTCTAATCGCCTGGGAGGCACCAACCACAGTGATCCGGACGGCTACTGGTCCACGAATGCCCGGAATTACTTCGGAACGACCTACAACATGAGTAACTTCATCGATTTGGTCAACACGCAATACGCGAAGTTGTCGGGGAACTCGGTTGCTGACAGCAGCAATGCCAACAGCAGCTCCAGCTCGAGTGCCGCCACGAACAGCTCTTCCAGCAGCTCGACCACCACGGCCCCGAGTTCCACTCAACACACCGCCACCACGACTTCCGTGCGGTACAACCACGGGGGCAACAACGAAACGGCCACGTTGACGTCGAACTACACGAACTGGACCGTCTACAACCACGTTAAGGGCACCAAGGGCGCTCATAAGATTGGCTGGGGCAGATTGAGTAGCGACCACCGTGGCACGCGGGTCTTCGTCGACAGCCGCGGCATCAAGAACGGGAAGACCACTTGGTACCGGATTCGCTTCTCGAAGAACGCCAAGGCCAAGTACTGGGTCTACAGCAAGGTCCTCCACTTCCCTGGCGTCACTTACAGCGACGCTAGTGGCTCGCCAAAGGTCAAGACCGCAACGAATACGCCACTATACAACCACGTCTTGAACTCCAAGTACCTGTCCAAGACTATCGCCCACACGCAAGACTTCGCAGCTGGGACGCCAGCCGCCATCAACAAGCGAGGCGTCAAGTCCACGGATGGCACCACCTGGTACCGCGTGGTCATTAACAACAAGACTTACTGGGCTTTAGCATCCAGCTTGACTTGGAACTAA
- a CDS encoding DUF2187 domain-containing protein, with protein sequence MAEEEDQSGIKVGDYVAAKKFGPLEHDFTGEVTKVYTNSVLVEIRQYDPKDKTAVDDMNNRAVVRKSEAKVTAAPKDSQA encoded by the coding sequence ATGGCCGAAGAAGAAGATCAATCAGGCATCAAGGTTGGCGATTACGTAGCAGCGAAGAAGTTTGGACCCTTGGAACACGACTTCACGGGTGAGGTCACCAAGGTGTATACAAATTCAGTGCTGGTTGAGATCCGTCAGTATGATCCCAAGGATAAAACCGCGGTAGACGACATGAATAATCGGGCAGTTGTCCGCAAAAGTGAAGCCAAGGTAACCGCAGCCCCAAAGGATTCTCAAGCATAA
- the asnB gene encoding asparagine synthase (glutamine-hydrolyzing), with amino-acid sequence MCGFVGYVNQKDVPATTINDMADRIKHRGPDDEAYFSDDQAVMGFRRLSIIDLAHGKQPMYNRDQTKVLTFNGEIYNYQEIRADLQKLGYEFKTDVDSEVLIHGYDAWGPKLLDRLRGMYAFVIYDKVKNEVFGARDHFGIKPLYYYDDGDTFLWASEIKAFLEHPNFKKEFNEELLPIHLSFEFIPSRDTMFKHVYKLLPGQYFLHRNGKTETHRYFKFSYDHIDNSQTVEEDAKKIRKIVDESVDAHMIADVEVGSFLSSGIDSSYVLNEAAKLKPIQSFSLGFKNSKYSELSWSTEFAKEIKQKNTPLYMTGDDYFDILPTIMYYMDEPLSNPSAMQLYYLSKGTRKSVKVALSGEGADEFFGGYNTYLEAIPFERYQKWVPSPIRKMLGGIAEHLPRFHGRRFLVRGAEPLSERYYRVNYVFDYYDRSKILKNPKLNQDAGAYTQHLFDDVKGLDEMTQMQYFDINTWLPYDILHKADRMSMANSLEVRTPLVDKEVAKFAATMPVKTRIHADETKVSLRTAAEAELPERVAKKEKMGFPSPIATWIKEEPYKSRIIEAFNSDVAHKFFNTDALMEILHEHINGKSSMQKIFTIYTFILWYEVYFPEETTAKTIDLVHRTQI; translated from the coding sequence ATGTGTGGATTCGTTGGTTATGTGAACCAAAAGGATGTACCCGCAACGACGATTAACGATATGGCGGACCGCATCAAACACCGGGGGCCCGACGACGAGGCCTACTTTAGCGACGATCAAGCCGTGATGGGTTTCCGGCGGTTGTCAATCATTGACTTAGCTCACGGGAAGCAACCGATGTACAACCGGGACCAGACCAAGGTCTTGACCTTTAATGGTGAAATTTATAACTACCAAGAGATTCGGGCGGACCTGCAAAAGCTGGGATACGAGTTCAAGACGGACGTTGATTCCGAAGTCCTGATTCACGGGTACGATGCCTGGGGGCCTAAGCTGTTGGACCGGCTACGGGGAATGTATGCCTTTGTCATCTACGACAAGGTCAAGAACGAAGTCTTCGGGGCACGGGACCACTTCGGGATCAAGCCGTTGTACTACTACGACGATGGCGATACCTTCTTGTGGGCGTCAGAAATCAAAGCGTTCTTGGAACACCCGAACTTCAAAAAGGAATTCAACGAAGAACTCTTACCGATTCACTTGAGCTTTGAGTTCATCCCATCACGGGATACCATGTTTAAGCACGTCTACAAGCTATTGCCGGGGCAATACTTCCTGCACCGTAACGGGAAGACGGAGACGCACCGGTACTTCAAGTTCAGCTACGACCATATCGACAACAGCCAAACGGTCGAAGAAGACGCGAAGAAGATTCGCAAGATCGTCGACGAGTCGGTGGACGCGCACATGATTGCCGACGTGGAAGTGGGGAGCTTCTTATCTAGTGGGATTGACTCCTCCTACGTGTTGAACGAAGCGGCGAAGTTAAAGCCAATTCAATCCTTCTCCTTAGGGTTTAAGAATTCCAAGTACAGCGAACTGAGCTGGTCGACGGAATTCGCGAAGGAAATCAAGCAAAAGAATACGCCGCTCTACATGACGGGGGACGACTACTTCGATATTCTGCCAACCATCATGTACTACATGGACGAACCTTTATCCAACCCGTCCGCGATGCAGCTGTACTACCTGTCTAAGGGGACGCGGAAGAGCGTGAAGGTGGCCTTATCTGGTGAAGGTGCCGATGAATTCTTCGGCGGGTACAACACCTACCTGGAAGCCATTCCGTTCGAACGTTACCAGAAGTGGGTCCCATCACCGATTCGGAAGATGTTGGGAGGAATTGCCGAACACCTGCCACGGTTCCATGGTCGGCGGTTCTTAGTTCGAGGAGCAGAACCGTTGAGTGAACGGTATTACCGAGTTAACTACGTCTTCGATTACTACGACCGGAGCAAGATTCTGAAGAACCCGAAGTTGAACCAAGACGCGGGGGCTTACACCCAGCACCTCTTCGACGATGTGAAGGGCTTGGATGAGATGACCCAGATGCAATACTTCGATATCAACACCTGGTTGCCGTACGATATCCTGCACAAGGCTGACCGAATGAGTATGGCCAACTCGCTGGAAGTCCGGACCCCGTTGGTCGATAAGGAAGTGGCGAAGTTTGCCGCGACCATGCCGGTCAAGACCCGGATTCACGCGGACGAGACTAAGGTCTCCCTGCGGACTGCGGCCGAAGCCGAATTGCCAGAACGGGTCGCTAAGAAGGAAAAGATGGGCTTCCCATCCCCAATCGCGACCTGGATCAAGGAAGAACCTTACAAGTCACGGATTATCGAAGCGTTCAACTCCGATGTGGCCCACAAGTTCTTCAATACGGATGCGTTGATGGAGATTCTGCACGAACACATCAACGGTAAGTCCAGCATGCAAAAGATCTTCACCATCTACACGTTTATCCTCTGGTACGAAGTTTACTTCCCAGAAGAGACCACGGCGAAGACTATTGACTTAGTTCACCGGACCCAAATCTAA
- a CDS encoding Crp/Fnr family transcriptional regulator, translating into MGEVITAHHHTLTRELECVSQVPIFQELNQEQRTSIAKVTRPIHAQKGETIYRPEEVSQTLYIVNVGQVRLYHLGEDGKERVLRVLNPGDFIGEIALFTDEIHQDYAEATKTTELCTISRTSLTELLDRVPPLALSLLGALAVRLRVAQRQATLLAIPDALPRLAGYLLELSHQKVGTLTLPMSKQDLAAYLGMTPESLSRKLKQLVTAGAVATIGRRQLTILDLKALREMAPQ; encoded by the coding sequence ATGGGAGAGGTCATTACAGCGCACCACCATACGCTGACTCGTGAGTTGGAGTGTGTGTCTCAGGTGCCGATTTTTCAGGAATTGAATCAGGAACAGCGAACATCGATTGCCAAGGTCACCCGTCCCATCCACGCGCAGAAGGGGGAGACCATCTACCGGCCGGAAGAGGTGTCACAGACCCTGTACATCGTGAACGTGGGTCAGGTGCGGCTATACCACTTAGGTGAGGACGGTAAGGAACGGGTCTTGCGGGTCTTGAATCCCGGCGACTTCATTGGAGAGATTGCCTTATTTACTGATGAAATTCACCAGGACTACGCCGAGGCGACTAAGACGACTGAGCTGTGTACCATCTCGCGGACGTCGTTGACCGAACTACTGGACCGGGTTCCACCACTGGCGCTGTCGTTGTTAGGGGCGTTGGCCGTTCGGTTACGGGTCGCCCAGCGGCAGGCCACGTTACTGGCGATTCCCGATGCGTTACCCCGTTTAGCGGGCTATCTGCTAGAACTTAGTCACCAGAAGGTGGGGACCTTGACGCTGCCGATGAGTAAGCAGGACTTGGCCGCGTACCTGGGGATGACGCCGGAGTCGTTAAGTCGGAAGCTGAAGCAGCTGGTGACGGCGGGGGCCGTAGCCACGATTGGCCGGCGTCAATTGACCATTTTGGACCTGAAGGCGCTACGTGAAATGGCCCCACAATGA